The segment CGGGGGCACAGCGACGAGGTGTACGGGGTCGCGTTCGCGCCGGACGGACACGGTCTCGTCAGCGGGGGAGCGGACCGGACCGTACGGCTGTGGGACCCGGCACGGCGGCGGACGACCAAGATCCTGACCGGGCACAGCGACGACGTCAACGCGGTCGCCTACACCCCGGACGGCGGCACGGTCGTCAGCGGGGGAGGGGACGGCACGACCCGGCTGTGGGACGTGCACAGCGGGACCCAGACGCTCACGCTCACCGGGCACACCGACTACACGATGGGCGTGGCCGTCAGCGCCGACGGGACCGTGCTCGCCACCGCCGGGTTCGACCAGTCGGTGGTGCTGTGGAACCTGGGCGGGCCGGTGCTGACGGCCCGCCCGTACACCGAGGTCTGGCGGTCCGCGTTCAGCCCCGACGGAGCGCTGCTGGCGACCGCCGACACCGATCACACGGTGCGGTTGTGGGACGTGGCACGGCACCGTTCCCTCGCGACCCTGCGGGGGCACCGCTCGGCCGTGTTCTCGGTGGCCTTCGCCCCCGACGGGCGGACGCTCGCCTCGTCCGGCTCCGACGGCACCGTCCGCCTGTGGGACGTCGTCGGCCACCGCCTCCTCGGCACGCTGACGGGGCACCGCGGGGACGTCTTCGCGGTGGCGTTCTCCCCGGACGGCGCGCTGCTGGCCTCGGCGGGCGCCGACCGCACCGTGCGCCTGTGGGACGTGCCCACCCGGCGCCTGCTGCACACGCTCACCGGACACACGGACTTCGTCAACGACGTCACCTTCAGCCCCGACGGCCGCACGCTCGCGAGCGCGGGCGACGACCTGACCGTCCGCCTGTGGGACGTCGCCTCCCGCCGCCCACTGGCCGCGCTCACCGGGCACACCGGAGCGGTCCGGGCGCTGGCGTTCTCCCCGGACGGCCGTGCGCTGGCCAGCAGCGGCAACGACGGGACCGTCCGGCTGTGGGACGTCCGCCGCGAGCGGGCCACGGCGGTGCTGCGGGGCCACACCGGCTCGGTGCGCGGCATCGCGTTCTCCCCCGACGGCCGTCTGCTGGCCAGCAGCGGGAGCGACCGTACGGTGCGGCTGTGGGACGTGGCCGGACGGGCGCCGTGGGCCACCCTGACCGGGCACACGAACGCGGTCTGGGGCACCGTGTTCGCCCCGGACGGGCGGACGGTCGCCAGCAGCAGCAACGACGGGACCGTACGCCTGTGGAACCTGGACGTCCCGGCCCGGCTCGCCGCCATCTGCCGCCTGCGGCTCTCCCCGGCGGCCGGCGGGCCGTGCCCGCCCCGCTGAGGCCCGCCCGACAGACGCCGGCCCGCAGGACCCATCCGCCCGTCGACCGGCGCAACCGCGCACCTGCCGTCCGGTTCGCGGCACCCGGAGGACACTGGAGGAGTGACCGACGAGAAACGGGGGACGGACCGGCAGGCGGACCGGCGGATGGACCGGCGCCTGGAGCGAGCCGTCCTGGAGCTGCTGGACCGGCGCGCCCCGACGGCGACGATCTGCCCCTCGGACGCCGCCCGCGCCGTGTACGAGGGCGACGACGACGGCTGGCGCGCGCTCATGGAACCGGCCCGCCGGGCGGCCCGGCGCCTGGTCACGGCAGGCGAGGTGGAGATCACGCAGGGAGGCCGCCCGGTCGACCCGGCGGACGCCCGCGGCCCCCTCCGCATCCGTCGCGTCCGCTGACGCGCCGCACTACAGCGGCGTCGCCGCGTGCAGGACCAGCAGCAGGGTCACCGCGGAGTTCGCCGAGAACAGCGCGGACAGCGCGGATCCCGCGGCGGCGCTCCACAGCGCGAGGCCGGCGCCGGTGAACAGCGGCGGCCAGGTGCGCGCGGTGGGCGGCGGGGCCAGCAGGGCGGCGACCCGGCGCGGGAGCGGGCCCGGCGCCGCGAAGGCGGTCAGCACGGGTGACGGCGACGGTGTCCGGGTACCGCGCGAGACGAGGGCCGCCTTGCCGATGGCGCGGGCGACGGTCCTGCGACTGCCGACCCGCTCGGCCGCTTCCTCGTCGGCCCACCGCTCGGTGACGTAGGAGACGGCCGTCCACAGCGGCAGCAGGAAGGGGTTGGCGCGGGCCGCGAGACGGACGAGCAGCAGGGGCCGGTGGTGCCGAGCGGTGAGATGCGCCCGCTCGTGGGCGAACAGGGCCCGGCGCTCCCGCGGATCCAGGCAGTCGAGCATCCCGGTGGACACCACGATCCGGTCCCGGGGCCCGCCGGGCAGGGCGTAGGCGTACGGTTCGGCGGCCGGGAGAACGGCGACCGTGGTGTCGCGCAGCCCGGCGAGCGCCGCGTGGGCCTGCCCGCGCACCCGGCGGAGCCGCCACAGGAGACGGCCGCAGCCGGCGACCACCGCCAGCAGGGCGGGGATCGCGGCCTTCCCGGCGATCTCGTCGTACGGGACGCTCGCCCGCACCTGCGGGTCCGACCAGCCGTCCGGCAGCGGATTGCCCGGCAGTTGGGCCGTGCCGACCACCACCAGCAGCCCGAGGCAGAGCGTGCTGCACAGGGCCATGACGGCGGCCACGGTACTCAACAGGACGGTGGCCGTGCGCGGATGGAGGTGCTGGGTGGCCAGGCGGGAGACCGGCCAGGCCGTCAGCGGCAGGACGAGGGGGAGGAAGACGAAGACGCCCACGAGAGCTCAGTCCGCCGATTCGTCGCATGCCTGGTCGAGAAGGTCGCGCAGCAGTTGCTCGTCGCCCTCCGGCAGGGAGGTGACGAAGCTGGCGAGCACCGCACGGCGGTCCCGTTCGCCGTCCAGCACCTTGTGCATCTTCAGCGCCGCGAGACCGGCCTCGTCCGCCGCGGCCGACCACACGAAGGAGCGGCCCTCCCGCCTGCGCGTCACGGCCCGCTTCTCCAGCAGCCGCACCAGGACGGTCATCACCGTCGTGTACGCGAGTTCGGCGTCGACGTGCTCCTGCACCCAGGCCGCGGTCACCGGGGCCTCGGCCGTGTGCAGTGCCGCGAGCACCTGGGTCTCGAGCTCGCCCTGCGCCCGGCGCTGACGACGCAAGTCCGGGTTCACCACTGTGCGTCTCCCTCCTGCCGCCGCCTCGGGCGGGCGCCGCCGCGCGCCGGCGGGCACGGTCCCGTCCGCGAAGCCCTCATCCTACGATTCTACGGCGGTGTAGAAACCGGCCGGGACCGTGCGGCCGCCCGGCGAGGAGGGCCGTCCCGGTGCCGCGCGGCGCTCGGCACCGGCCGCCCGTGCGGCTCCCCTGCCGTCAGCCGCGCGGGGAAGGACCGTCCCGGTCGACGACGGTGCCGGAGACGGCCGGACCGGCCGGCGCGGGGCCGGCCGGGGCGTCCTGTTCCTTGAGGGCCTTGGCCTCGCTCTTGAAGATCCGGGCGGCCTTGCCCGCCGAACGCGTCAGCTCGGGCAGCTTCTTGATGCCGAGGACGACCACGACGACGAGCAGGATCAGGGCCAGTTCGCTCATTCCGAACATCGTGCGGTCTCTCCCGGGGGTCACGGCGACCGGCCGGCGGACCGGTGTCGCACGAAAATCTACGTTGCTGTAGAAGTCTCTCCTGGAACACGCCGCTCAACAACCCTGCCCTCCGGCCACCGGCCGGAACCGGCACCCGCACCAGGAGCACAGACAGCCCGATGTCCCACCGTCACGACCCCGCCGCCCCCGCGGCGGATCACCCCACCCGGCAGGAACTGTCCCGTCGCTGCCGCACCGTCACCGAGGCCCGCTGGTTCGCCCTCACCGTCTTCGCGGTCATCCTCGCCAACGCGACACTGCTGGGGCTGGAGACCTACAGCGGTCTGGCCGCGGACTGGCACCGCTGGTTACGGCTCGCCGAGCACCTCTGCCTCGCCGTCTTCACCGCCGAGATCCTGCTGCGCCTGGCCGCGCACGCCGACCGGCCCAGGGAGTTCTTCCGCGACCCCTGGAACCTCTTCGACCTGGCCGTCGTCCTGTCCGCCTTCGTGCCCGTCGTCCGGGAGAACACCACGGTGCTGCGGCTGTTGCGGCTGGCCCGCGTCCTGCGTACCGCGCGCTTCCTGCCCCAACTGCGGGTCGTCCTGGTCGCGGTCGCCCGCAGCCTGCCCGGCACCCTGAGTTTCCTGCTCGTCGGCGCCCTGCTGCTCTACGTGTACGCCATGGTCGGCTGGGTCTTCTTCGCCCGCCACGATCCCGAGCACTACGGCTCCATCGGCCGTTCCGTCCTCACCCTGTTCCTGCTGATGACCCTCGACGGCATCGGTGACGCGGTCCGCGCCGGCCTCGAGATCTCCCGCTGGAGCCTGGTCTATTACGCCTCCTACGTCCTCATCGCCTCCTTCGTCCTGGTCAACGTCCTCATCGGGGTGGTCCTCACCTCGCTGGAGGAGGCCAAGGAACTGGAGCGGGACGAACACCCCGGCGTTCCGGGGCAGTCGACGCAGGGGCAGCCCCCCTCCGGCGAGGGGCGGCCGCTCGTCGATCGCGTCACCGAGGTACGCAACGCCCTGGACGCACTGGAACGCGAACTCGCCCGCACGGCGCCCGGCGCACGCTCCGACTGAGCGTCGGACGCCACGCCGGGCGGGTGCCGGTCGGGCCCGGTCCGCGGACCCTGAGGCCGTCGCGTCGGCCCCCTCGGACCGATCGCTGGTCCTCGCACCGCTCGCCCCGGCCGGCCGCCCGCCGCCGGACATGGCCTTCTCGGCGCTCGGACGCAGCTACGTCGTTCCCTACGCCGTCTGGGACGACCCCCGCCGGGACGCCGCCCGCACCGGCCGGCCGCGGGACGCGATGCACCGGGTCGAGCCCCTCGGAACCGGGCACTGCATCGCCGAGACGGACCTCACCGCCGCACCCTCCCGCGCCGCCGCTCCACCGCCGACGAATGGCAGCTGCTGACGAGCCTGCGCGGCCGGTACGACCCGGACGGCGTCTCCTACCTGACCACGGACGAGGCCGCCGCCGACCCGTCCGCTCCGTGACCCCCCGCGTGGAACCGCGAGGGCACCAGGCAGACTCTGTCCCGTAGTCACTTGAGGCAGAAAGCGGAGTCACGGATGATCACCCTCACGAAGGAAGACGGCCCGGCCGACCTGGACGGGGTGACCCACCTGTCCATCGGGGTCTCCTGGGACCCCACCGCGGGCAGCAGCGGCGGCGTGCTCGGCAAGCTGCGCCGCAAGACCGGCACCGACCTCGACCTCATCGCCGTCGCCCTTCAGGGCGGGGACCCGGTGCGCCTCGCGGGCCTCGACTCGCTCGACCCCATGGGCAACGGATCGCTGGTCCACAGCGGCGACAACCAGACCGGCCACGGCGACGGCGACGACGAGACGGTGACCGTCGAGTTCGCCCGCATACCGCAGAACATCACGTCGATCGTTTTCGTCGCCGCCGCGTACAAGAAGGGCAGCTCCTTCCAGAAGGCCCGCAACATCAGCTTCAAGGTCTACGACGCGACCGGCGGCAACTCCCAGCAGGTCGCCGACATCTGGCCCAGCCTGCTCACCCAGGACAACGGCTGCGCCGTGGCCAAGGCGGTCCGGGTGGGCGGCAGCTGGAAACTCGAGGTGATCAACGTGACGGGCAAGGTCAAGCAGGGAGACGAACACGCCCTGATGCGTTTCGCCGTCAGCAAGTAGCGGACACCGGAGCCTCCGTCAGCCGCCGCCCTGGGCGTGGACGCCGGTGTGCGGGTGGCGGGGGCGCTCGCGGCGCCGGTGACGGAGGAGCCCGGCGGCGGTCACCGCGAGGACGGCCGAGACGACGGTCCCCGCGGCCTCGACGTACAGGGTCGGACGGACCAGCTCCGCGTCGAGGGTCTCGACGAACCCGAACAGGCCCGTGGTGAGGCTGAGCACCAGGGCGCCGAGGGTGCCGGCCGTGAACAGGGCCGTGACGGCGGCGACCGCGGGAAGCCCGCGCACGGGCGTGAGGAGCAGCGCCACGGCCAGGACGGCGCCGATGACCGCGTTGAGCAGGAAGAGCGGCCCGATGGTGGCGAGATCCCGGTAGCCCTCCGCCCACAGCCGCAGATGGATGGCGGCCATCGTGGCTGTCAGTCCCGCGCCGGCCACGCGCAGGACGAGCCGCGTGGCCGTCGCCTCAGTAACCATGGCCGGAGGAGGTGCTGCCGGAGGTGGACGGCGCGGCGGATCCGCCGACGGTGATGCTCGTCTTCATGCCGAGGTCCTTGTGCCCGTCGACGGGGCAGAAGACCTGGTAGGAGCCGGACCTCAGTGTCACCGTGAACGCCGTGGACTGTCCGGGCTCCAGCGTCCTGCTGCGGTTGTGGCCGCCGGGGCCGTCGAGCTCCAGGGCGTGCTCGTGGTGCCCCTTGTTCTCGGCGGTGAAGGTGTACTGGCCCGGCTGGTACTTCTGCGTCGAGAGCTGGATGTGGAAATCCGTGAGCGCGGCCGTGACCCGGGTCGCCGAGGCGGCGGTCGTCGCCGGCGGGGTCGTGGCCGTCGGGCCGGCGCCGCCGCCCCCTCCGCAGGCGGCGAGCAGGGCGGCCAGGCCTCCGGCGGCGACACCGATGAGCACGCGATCGCGGGTATTCGGAATGATCATGACTCGGTCCTCCAGAACGTCCCCCTGCAAGGGGTACGGCCGGACCGCCCGGAGGGATTGCGCCGCGGTGGAGCGCGGCCTCCCGGCGCGCGGGCGGAGAATGGGCTGAGGCAATCCCTTCGGGGCCGCGGAACGTATCCCTGGTATGTGGCGCATGGGCCTGTCCTTCGGGCGGGTGCCCGACGAGGCACTGCTCAGCGGTCTGGCGACGGGCGATCCCGAGTTCGTCGTGGCTTTCGTACGCCGTTTCCAGCGCACGGTCTTCGGCGTGGCGTTCGCGGTGCTCGGGGATCCGCAGCTCGCCGAGGACGTCGCCCAGCAGACCTTCGAGCGGGCCTGGCGGCACGCCCAGGTGTACGACACCCGGCGCGGATCCGTACGGTCCTGGCTGACGACGATCGCCCACAACCTGGCGATCGACACGGCACGGGCCCGCCGGGCGAGCCCGGTCGCGCCCGAGGACCTCGACGCGCTGCTGGGCGTCGTGACCGAGACGCCCGAACGGCGCGCCCTCGCCGACGACAGCGCGGAGCGGGTCCGGCGGGCGGTGGCCGAACTGCCCAGGGAGCAGGCACGGGCCCTGGTGATGGCCGGGATCTACGGGATGACGGCGCGGGAGGTCGCCGACACCGAACACGTTCCGCTGGGTACCGCGAAGACGCGGATCCGGACCGGGACGCTCAAGGTACGGGCCCTGCTGGAGACCGAGGAGAAGCGGTGAGCGGCATGGAGTGCGAGCGGCTGCGGGAGCTCGACGCCGAGCTGGCCCTCGGGGTCCTGCCCGCCCGGGAGCGGGCCGACGCGGTCGCTCACCTGGACCGCTGTCCGGACTGCCGCGAGCACGTCGAGCGGCTGACCGCGGTGGGCGACGGTCTGCTCGCGCTGCTGCCGGGCGCCGAGCCGCCGGTCGGGTTCGAGAGCCGTGTCCTGCGCTCCCTGGGCGCGCGGTCCGCGCCGAAGCGCCGGGTGCGACGGCAGCGGCTGCGGCTCGCGGCGGCCGCCGCGGCCGCCGCCCTCGTCTGCGGGTTCGGCGGATGGACCGTCGGCACCGTCGTCGAGGGCGCGGCCCCCGCGGTCTCGCAGCGGACCGACGGCACTCTGCGCGAGGCCGCCCTGCGCTCCGGCGGCCACGAGGTGGGCCGGATCTACGCGCACTCCGGCAGCGGGGGCTGGGTGTACATGTCCGTCGACCTCGGGCCCACCGCCAGGGGCCCGGTCCGGTGCCTGCTGGTGCACGCCGACGGGTCCACGTCCCCGGCGGGTTCCTTCCCGCTCAAGGACGGATACGGCTACTGGGGAGCGCCGTCCGGCACCGACCCGGCGAGCGTGACCGGCGCGCGGCTGACGGCCACGGACGGGACGGTCCTCGCCGCGGCGCAGTTCCCGCACGCGTGACGCGACCTCCCGTCCGTACCGGCGATCCTGCGTACCGGCGCTCCGGCCGCCCGCCTGCGTCGGTCAGTCCTCGCCCTCGTCGTCTCCCTCGTCCTCGAAGAAGTCCCCGATCTCGTCGACGGCCTCGGCCGCGACCATCCCGCCGACGACGCCGACCGCGAGACCGGCCGCGCCGGCGGCGACGGCGGTGCCGATGCCCGGGCCCGAGCGACGGCCGCCGTCGTGATGCTCGTCGTGACGCTGATCGTGCCCGTACCCGTGAGCGCCGTACGCGCCGTCGTGTCCGTACGTGCCCTCGTGCCCGTACGAGGTGTGGGCTCCGTACGACGCCCGGTGTTCGACCAGGTGCCGGATCCAGCCGTCGACCTCGGTGTTCCAGTCGCGTACGTCGTGGTGGCCGACGGTGAACCTGGTGAGGGCGTCATGGCCCTCGGAGAAGAGCCCGCCCCGCTTGTCCGCCTCCAGGACCACCTCCAGACCGGCCGGGCCCGCGAGGAACGTCAGCTCGATCTCGTTCACCTGGTGGGCGTACCGCGGGGCCGGCGTGAGCTCGATCTCCTGGTAGAACGGCAGTTGCTGGCCGGTGCCGCCGATCCGCCCGTACTCCAGGTCCGCGGACCGGAAGCCGAACCCGAGCTGACCGAGGGCCTCCAGGACCGCTTCCTGGGCAGGCAGCGGTCCCACGGTCAGCTGGTCGAGGTCGCCCTTGTCCTTGGCGCCCGCGACGGACAGTTCGGTGCGCACGCCCAGGACGATGCCCAGCTGCTGCCCGTACAGCTCGGTGACCGGGGTCTCCCACGGCAGGGCGACGGCGAAGGGGGCGCTGCGGTGTTCGCCCGCCGCCAGCCGGAAGGCGCCCGCGACGGTGAAGCGGTCGAAGACCACGGTCCCTTCGCTCTCGCCGTCCTCGTGTTCGGCCTCGACCCGCGCCACCAGCTCCAGCGTGATGTGCTCGATGTCGAAGTCGGCGTCCCCGCCCTTGAGATGAACCTGGCCCGTGAGGCTTCCGCCCGGCCGGAACGCGCCCGGGTCCAGCACCGTGTCCACCGTGGGTCCGCCGACACCGAGCGACCCGAGCAGCCGTTTGAACACCATCGAGGCGTTCACTCCTTTACGTCCGTCCGTACCGTGAGCTGGGACGACCGTGACCGTCCAGCCTTCTTCTACAAACGAGTAGAAGCATAGGCTGCGCGGTACCGCGGAAGTCGGCGTCACGGCCCCGGGTGAGGAAACGTCCGAAAACAGCCGCGCCTGTCCGGCAGCCGACCTGGCCCGACCCGGCTGCCGGGGGGTGGGGCGTGGCCGCGCGCCGCGTGTTCAGGCCGACGGCGCGTCCCGCTCCGCCGCCTCGGCGACGCGTTTGATGGTGGCCAGTCGCCTGTCCCAGTCGGCCGCCAGCGAGGCCATCCACCGAGCCGTGGCGTCCAGGGCCGCGGGCCGCACCGCGTACCGCACCTCGCGCCCGACCCTGGCTCCGGAGACCAGCCCGGCGGCGTCCAGCACGGCGAGGTGCTTGACCACCGCCTGCCGTGACACGGGCAGCCGCTCGGCCAGCGTCGTGGCCGTGGCCTCGCCCTGTGCGGCGAGCACCTCCAGCAGCAGACGCCGCGTGGGGTCGGCCAGCGCGCCGATGACGTGGTCGACGGCCTCGGCGGCGCCGGGGGGTCGCTCCGTCATGCGGAGGGCTGTTCGGCGCGGTCCTTGAGGGCGCCGAGCTCCAGGGGCCAGCCCTCGCTGTGGTCCTTGTGGTTCTGGCTGCGCAGCTCCGCGGACCCGGCCAGCGCGGTGAACCCGCTCTCGACGACGCGGAGCCTGGTGCGGTCACCCTCCCGGCTCAGCGTGAACTCCACGAGGGTGCTGTTGTCCTCGCGCAGTTCCTGTCCCGGGAAGGCGCTGGTCCAGCGGTAGGCCAGATAGGTCGGAGGCTCCACCTTCTCCACGCGCACCGGGAAGTCACCGTGCTCGGGGTTCCTGGCGATCATCGTCTTCCCCTCCTCGGCCACGGTCCCGGGCAGGCTCGCCTTGTCGGCCACCCAGAACCCGGGCTGGGCCACCAGGGACCAGACCCGCTCCAGGGGTGCGGCGATCAGGATCTCGCGTTCGATGCGGTCCTCGGTCATCGGGGTCTCCTTCGTCGTCACCGTCATCGTCGAGTGCAACTTCAGGGTTGCACATCGGCCCATCATGCGCAACCTTCCGGTTGCACGTCGGTCGGACGGGTCAGGAGCTCGGCCGGCCGCAGGCATCAGTCCGGGACGTCCGGGAGGTCCGGGACATCCAAGGTGCCCGAGACGGCCGAGCGGGGACACGGCCATCACCACGGGGGACAGCAGCATGCCCGCGGCCGTCGCCAGAAGGCCGGTGCGCAGCCCCCACTGCCCGGCGAGTACTCCGCCGAGCAGGGAACCGACAGGGGACAGCCCGAAGCCGACGAACGTGATCGTCGCCGCCGCGCGGCCCTGCATCGCAGCCGGGGTGACCTGCTGCCGCACGGCCATGAGAGCCACGTTCACCAGCTGACCGCCCGCGCCGAAGACGAAGTCGACCGCGACGAGAGCGGCGACAGTCAAGACCGGGGAGCCGTGCAGCGCGGGTACGCACAGGAACACACCGTCGCCGATTGCCGCCGCGGCCACCAGCACCGGTCCGTACCCGAACCGGTCCGGCAGACGGGCGGCGAGCAAGGAGCCCACCAGCGCACCCGGTCCCGTCGCCGCGAGCGCCGATCCGATGGCGAGACCCGGCAGATGGAGTTCCCGCGACAGGAAGAGCAGATAGACGGTCGTCATGGCCGCGAACGAGAACTGGAACACGGCCGAGGCCAGGCACACGGCCCGCAACACCCGGCTGCCGAAGACGAATCGAAGGCCGTCATGGATCCGCCGCCGGACCGCGAGCGGGCGTTCCGGGCGTCCCGGAGCGGCCTCGGTCCGACGGATCCGGCGGACCGACAGGCACGACAGCGCGAAGAGGAGCGCGGCGCAGACGGCCGCGACCGGCGCCGACAGCAGCGACACGAGGGCGCCGCCGAGCGCGGGACCGCCGGTCCCGGCCGCGGACCTGCTGCCCTCGAGCGCGCTGTTGCCCCGCACCAGCTGTGCGCGAGGTACCAGTCGGACGAGGGACACCTGGTACGCCACGTCGAAGAACACGGACAGGGTTCCGGCGGCGAACGCGATCAGGAAGAGCGCGGGCAGCCCGAGCCGGCCACAGAGACCTGCCGCCGCGGCGGCTCCCAGCGCGAGGGCGCGGCCGACGTCGGCCAGCATCATCACCGTGCGGGTCCGCCATCGGTCGACCCACGCGCCGACGAAGAGGGTGAGCAGCAGGACCGGAGCCTGACCCACGGCGCGCAGGACACCGAGCTGGGCGCCTCCGACGTCGAGCGTCAGGACGGCCATGAGCACGAGCACCACCGCGGCGGTGTGTTCGCCGAGTTGGGAGGCGGTCTGCCCGAACCACAGGTTGCGGAAGTCGCCGTTCCGCCACAGGTCCGACGGATCGGGGCGGCCGGGATCGGACGGAGCGCGGAAGACGGACGGCACAGGGGTCCCTCGGGTTGCCACGACGAGGCCCGCCGCCGGGTACCCGCACCACGGGGGTACCGGTGGTCCGGGCAGGAGAAGGCTCGCTGTGCCGCAGCGGCGAGGGCGGCACGCGATGACGGGCCGACAGGCCTACGGCGTCAACGCGCGCCCGGGCGACCGACCATCTCTTCGACTCCTCGTGCGGCTGCCCCCGGACACTAGCGGCCTGGTGGCCCGCCGCGACAGCCGTTTTACGGGCCACGGCCGCTCGCGGCGGCCGCCCGGCGCGCCGGGGCGGTTCGCGTCCGACCGGGGCCGGGTGTGCGGGAATGAAGTGGCGGCGGCCGCATGTTGACCACCGCTGGACCGACTCTCCTACCCGGGAAGAAGACCGCTCATGACGTCCTCGCCGACCACGATGCGCGCCGTCCGGCTCTTTGCCCCCGGCCCCGCGGACAACCTGCGGCTCACCACGCTCCCGCTCCCGGCCGAGAGGGAGGGATGGGTGCGCATCCGTGTCGAGGCGTTCGGCCTCAACCGCTCGGAGCTCAAGCTCCGCCTGGGCGTGAGCGTGGGCGTCAGTTTCCCCCGGGTGCCGGGCATCGAGGCAGCCGGCACCGTCGACGCGGCGCCTGCGGGCAGCGGACTTGCCCCCGGGCAGAAGGTCGTCGCCATGATGGGCGACATGGGACGCACCTACGACGGCGGCTACGCCGAGTACACGTCGGTGCCGCTCTCCCAGGTCATCCCCGTCGACACCGAGCTGCCCTGGGAGGTGCTGGGAGCCCTGCCGGAGATGGTGCAGACCGCCTACGGATCCCTCACCGTGGGGCTCGACCTGAAACCCGGTCAGACGCTGCTGATCCGCGGCGGCACCTCCTCGGTGGGCCTGGCCGCCGCCGCCCTGGCCCGCTGGCGCGGCGCCACGGTGCTGTCCACCTCCCGGCGGGCCGACCGTCTGGCCTCGCTGAAGGAACACGGCGTCGACCACCCGCTGCTCGACACGGGCGAGGTGGCGCCCGCCGTGCGCGAGCTCTACCCGGACGGGGTCGACGCCGCCCTCGACCTCGTCGGTACGCCGACCCTGCCCGACACGCTGCGCGCGGTGCGCGTGCACGGCACGGGCTGCTTCGGCGGCAGCCTCTCCAACCAGTGGACGGTCCGGGACTTCTCACCGAACGAGTACCTGCCGAAGGGCGTGCGCCTGGCCGGGTACTTCGGCGACGCGGCCGACCTGCCCCGGGAGGCCCTCCAGGAGATCCTCGACGCGGTCGCCGCCGGCCGGCTGGCCTTCCCCGTGGACCGCGTCTACGACGGCCTGGAGCAGGTGCCCCGGGCCCACGACGACATGGAGCACGACCGCGCCATGGGCAAACTCGTCGTCCGTGTACGGCACGGCGACCGGGGCGCGCGGCCCTGAGCGGGAGCGGTCCCGGGTCCGCGCGGAAGGAGCCGGTCACCAGCTGACCGTGGCCGCCACCGGCAGGTGGTCGCTGCCGGTGGCGGGCAGCGACCAGGAGCTGCGAGGTGTCACGCCCCGCACCAGGACGTGGTCGATCCGCACCAGCGGGAAGGCCGCGGGCCAGGTGAGACCGAAGCCGTCGCCCGCCACCTCCTGGGCCGACCGCAGGCGTGAGGTGACGGAGGCGAACGCACGGTCGTCCAGGGTGCCGTTCAGGTCGCCGAGCAGCACCACGCGCCCGGACCGTTCGGCGGCGACGGCCCGCCCGAGCGCCCTCGCGCCCCTGTCCCGCGCGTCCGTCCAGAAGCCGGCCCCGGGGTTCACCCGCGCGGACCCGAGGTGGGCCACGTACACCGCCAGGGGACCCCGGGCGGTGGTCACCGTGGCCCGCAGGGCCCGGTTGTAGGTCAGCTTGACCGCCTCGGACTTGGCGTCCCCCAGCGGGCCGTAGTCCGTCTCGACGTCCACCGGCCGGATGTCCGACAGGGGCAGGCTGCTCCACAGCCCGACCGTGCCCAGCACCGTGCGGTACCGGTACGTCCTCGCCAGTTCCCCCTCGTACAGCGGCTTCGCGCGCGAGGTGATCTCCTCCAGCGCCAGCACGTCCGCGCCGGAGGCGGCCAGAGCGCGGGCCGTGCGCACCGGGTCCGGATTGCCCGCGCCGACGTTGTGGCTCACCACGGTGAGATCGCCGCCCGGGTGGCTCTTGTCGAGGAGCAGCCCGCCGAAGAGGTTCAGCCACACCGAGACCGGCAGCAGCAGCGCGACCAGCGCGCCGGCCGAGCGGCGCCACAGCGCCCCGGCCAG is part of the Streptomyces asoensis genome and harbors:
- a CDS encoding DUF3253 domain-containing protein, whose amino-acid sequence is MDRRLERAVLELLDRRAPTATICPSDAARAVYEGDDDGWRALMEPARRAARRLVTAGEVEITQGGRPVDPADARGPLRIRRVR
- a CDS encoding M56 family metallopeptidase; amino-acid sequence: MGVFVFLPLVLPLTAWPVSRLATQHLHPRTATVLLSTVAAVMALCSTLCLGLLVVVGTAQLPGNPLPDGWSDPQVRASVPYDEIAGKAAIPALLAVVAGCGRLLWRLRRVRGQAHAALAGLRDTTVAVLPAAEPYAYALPGGPRDRIVVSTGMLDCLDPRERRALFAHERAHLTARHHRPLLLVRLAARANPFLLPLWTAVSYVTERWADEEAAERVGSRRTVARAIGKAALVSRGTRTPSPSPVLTAFAAPGPLPRRVAALLAPPPTARTWPPLFTGAGLALWSAAAGSALSALFSANSAVTLLLVLHAATPL
- a CDS encoding BlaI/MecI/CopY family transcriptional regulator, which encodes MVNPDLRRQRRAQGELETQVLAALHTAEAPVTAAWVQEHVDAELAYTTVMTVLVRLLEKRAVTRRREGRSFVWSAAADEAGLAALKMHKVLDGERDRRAVLASFVTSLPEGDEQLLRDLLDQACDESAD
- a CDS encoding twin-arginine translocase TatA/TatE family subunit, which codes for MSELALILLVVVVVLGIKKLPELTRSAGKAARIFKSEAKALKEQDAPAGPAPAGPAVSGTVVDRDGPSPRG
- a CDS encoding ion transporter, translating into MSHRHDPAAPAADHPTRQELSRRCRTVTEARWFALTVFAVILANATLLGLETYSGLAADWHRWLRLAEHLCLAVFTAEILLRLAAHADRPREFFRDPWNLFDLAVVLSAFVPVVRENTTVLRLLRLARVLRTARFLPQLRVVLVAVARSLPGTLSFLLVGALLLYVYAMVGWVFFARHDPEHYGSIGRSVLTLFLLMTLDGIGDAVRAGLEISRWSLVYYASYVLIASFVLVNVLIGVVLTSLEEAKELERDEHPGVPGQSTQGQPPSGEGRPLVDRVTEVRNALDALERELARTAPGARSD
- a CDS encoding TerD family protein, which gives rise to MITLTKEDGPADLDGVTHLSIGVSWDPTAGSSGGVLGKLRRKTGTDLDLIAVALQGGDPVRLAGLDSLDPMGNGSLVHSGDNQTGHGDGDDETVTVEFARIPQNITSIVFVAAAYKKGSSFQKARNISFKVYDATGGNSQQVADIWPSLLTQDNGCAVAKAVRVGGSWKLEVINVTGKVKQGDEHALMRFAVSK
- a CDS encoding copper-binding protein yields the protein MIIPNTRDRVLIGVAAGGLAALLAACGGGGGAGPTATTPPATTAASATRVTAALTDFHIQLSTQKYQPGQYTFTAENKGHHEHALELDGPGGHNRSRTLEPGQSTAFTVTLRSGSYQVFCPVDGHKDLGMKTSITVGGSAAPSTSGSTSSGHGY
- a CDS encoding RNA polymerase sigma factor, translated to MWRMGLSFGRVPDEALLSGLATGDPEFVVAFVRRFQRTVFGVAFAVLGDPQLAEDVAQQTFERAWRHAQVYDTRRGSVRSWLTTIAHNLAIDTARARRASPVAPEDLDALLGVVTETPERRALADDSAERVRRAVAELPREQARALVMAGIYGMTAREVADTEHVPLGTAKTRIRTGTLKVRALLETEEKR
- a CDS encoding anti-sigma factor family protein, with translation MECERLRELDAELALGVLPARERADAVAHLDRCPDCREHVERLTAVGDGLLALLPGAEPPVGFESRVLRSLGARSAPKRRVRRQRLRLAAAAAAAALVCGFGGWTVGTVVEGAAPAVSQRTDGTLREAALRSGGHEVGRIYAHSGSGGWVYMSVDLGPTARGPVRCLLVHADGSTSPAGSFPLKDGYGYWGAPSGTDPASVTGARLTATDGTVLAAAQFPHA